DNA from Sulfurimonas xiamenensis:
CATTTTATACCGGTATGCGTTCTGGTGAAATAATAGGACTAAAAAAAGAAGATATTGATTTTAAAAATAAAGTTTTATATGTAAAAAGAAGTCGTAATAGATTTGGAGAGAGTACTCCAAAAACAAGAGGCAGTATAAGAGAGATTCCTATCATACAACTCTTAGAGCCTTATATTAAAGAACTTTTTGATTTACATGATAATGAATATCTTTTTATTACTCAATATAAAAAACCTTATCGTGATACTAATGTTTTTACCAATAAGTATTGGATACCAAGTCTTGATAAGTTACAGATAGATTATAGACGACCGTATAATACTAGACATACATATGCAACAAATATGCTTTATAACAGTTTAGTATCTCCTGTACAACTTGCACAACTTTTAGGGCATGCAAATACTCAAATGGTTTATGATGTTTATGTTAGTTATATTGATTCAAATTATAAAGATTTTGACAGAAGTATTTCTATTTATAAATAATGGTAAGTAGGGGATTTTTATTTTTTAAAAAAGTGTCTTTAAAGTCCTAAAAATAGGGCTTTATGGTGGACAGAGAGGGATTCGAACCCTCGGTACAGTTACCCATACGCATCCTTAGCAGGGATGTGGTTTCAGCCAACTCACCCATCTATCCGTTGAAGAGTGCAATTATAGTCATATATAAATAATATATAGCTTAAAACTTATTCACGCAAAGCTATATATTTAAATTTGTTCTAATATTTTCGCGACAACTAAGGCAGGATTATCAGATTTATATATTGGACGACCGACAACTATAAAATCTACATCTGCTTTTTTTGCAAATGCTACATCAGCTACTCTTTGTTGATCTTGTGCATCTTCGCCAAAAGGACGAATCCCTGGAGTCAATGTCATAAATTTTTCATTTGTTATTTTTTTAATAGATGCGCTCTCATAAGCAGAACAGACGACACCGTCAAGTCCGCTGTCATATGCGTCTTTTGCAAATTGATCAGCTTTTTGTGCTATTTTACTTTCATAAACCTCTGCAAACTCCTCCTCATTAAAAGAAGTCAATGCGGTAACAGCTAAAACTATTGGGCGGTTTTCATACGGAGCTATTCTATCCATAACCTCTTTCATAGCGCGCTTACCTGCACTTGCATGCACATTGAACATATCAACTCCAAGTCCGATAATCGATTCAGCAGCATCTGCCATTGTATTGGGAATATCATAAAGTTTAAGATCTAAAAATATTTTAAAATCGGGATTTATTTTTTTAATATCTTTTAAAAACTCTTCGCCGTCGCGAATATAACTGCGAAGTCCGACTTTTAGCCAAAGAGGATAATCTTTTATTTTTTTAATTAAATCTAAATTTTCTTGTTTTGTAGGTAAATCAAGGGCTACGCAAAGTTCCATTGTTTCTCTTTTGTATTTTTATTTTAAATGAAGGGGTATAGAGTAGAAAAATCTACTCTATTTTTTTATAATCTACAAGATTGAACCGCAGTAGCAATAGTTGCAACTATTGAAGGATCCTCAAGAGTTGATGTGTCTTGTGTAATCTCTTCACCTTTTGCTATTGAACGAAGAATTCTTCTCATAATTTTACCAGAACGAGTTTTTGGAAGTCCAGGAACAAAAACAACATCATCACAAAGAGCGATATTTCCAATCTCTTTTTTAATAACATTATTAATTGCTTTTACCTCTTCAACTTCATCAGCAATACCATTATCTTCTTTTAAAACTATGTAAGCAAAAATACCTTCACCTTTGATATCATGAGGTTTTCCTACAACTGCTACTTCAGCAACATTTGGATGCTTTTTAATAGCCGCTTCAACTTCAGCAGTACCCATTCTGTGCCCGCTTACATTGATAACATCATCAGTTCTTCCAGTAATAGTAATGTATCCATCCTCATCATAAATAGCGCCGTCACCTGTAAAGTAAACTGGTTTGCCATCTTTTTTTACATCGCCAAAGTATGATTTTATAAATCTATCTTCATCACCCCAAACGCCTCTTATCATTGATGGCCATGGACGAGTTACACACATTAACCCTTTTTCTCCAACTTCTGCTTTGTTTCCATTTTCATCTAAAATCTCTCCCATAATTCCAGGAAGAGGCATGGTTGCACAGCCAGGTTTGATTGGTGTAGCTCCAGGAAGAGGAGAAACAATATGTCCGCCTGTTTCAGTTTGCCAGTATGTATCCACAATTGCACATCTGCTTCCGCCAACTTCTTCATAGTACCATTTCCATGCCGGAGGGTCAATCGGCTCACCAACTGTTCCAAGAACTTTCAGGCTTGAAAGATCATATTTAGAAGGTTCATCTTCTCCTGTTTTATGAAGAACACGGATAGCCGTAGGCGCTGTATAGAATTGGTTAATTTTATACTCTTCTACCATTTTCCATGGACGCCCTGCATCAGGATATGTTGGAACACCTTCAAACATAACAGTTGTTGCACCCATTGCCAATGGTCCATATACGATATATGTATGTCCCGTAATCCAACCGACATCTGCAGTACACCAATATGTATCATTCTCTTTAACATCAAATACCCATTCCATAGTCATTTGAGCCCAAAGAATATAACCTGCAGAATTATGCTGTACACCTTTTGGTTTTCCAGTACTTCCTGATGTATATAATAAGAAAAGAGGATCTTCTGCATCCATAACTTCAGGCTCGCATGTAACATCTTGATTTTTAATCAATTCGTTATATGAATAATCACGCCCAGCAACCCAGGTTATATCCTCATTATTTCTCTCAACAATTAAAACTTTCTCAACTGTTGTTTTCTCTTCAAGAGCCTGATCAACTACAGGTTTTAACATATAAGGCTTATCTTTTCTATAAGCTCCATCAGCTGTAATAACTACTTTTGCTTCAGCATCAACAATTCTGTCTCTTAATGCTTCAGCAGAAAAACCGCCAAATACTATAGAGTGAATTGCTCCGATTCTAGCACATGCAAGCATTGCATAAGCAGCTTCCGGAATCATCGGCATATAGATAACTACACGCTCGCCTTTTTTTACACCAAACTCATTTTTAAGAAGATTTGCCAACTTGTTTACATTATAATAAAGTTCAAGATAGGTAATAATTTGTTTATCTCCGCGATCACCCTCAAAAATAATAGCCGCTTTGTTTTTACGACTGTTTAAATGACGATCAATACATTGAGCTGAAACATTTAATTTTCCGCCTTCAAACCATTTAACAAACGGGAAATTACTT
Protein-coding regions in this window:
- the acs gene encoding acetate--CoA ligase encodes the protein MTKNIFKPNKEFAKNARIKNMCEYQELQDAAMEDYEGFWGGFAKEKLDWIKPFDNVLNESNFPFVKWFEGGKLNVSAQCIDRHLNSRKNKAAIIFEGDRGDKQIITYLELYYNVNKLANLLKNEFGVKKGERVVIYMPMIPEAAYAMLACARIGAIHSIVFGGFSAEALRDRIVDAEAKVVITADGAYRKDKPYMLKPVVDQALEEKTTVEKVLIVERNNEDITWVAGRDYSYNELIKNQDVTCEPEVMDAEDPLFLLYTSGSTGKPKGVQHNSAGYILWAQMTMEWVFDVKENDTYWCTADVGWITGHTYIVYGPLAMGATTVMFEGVPTYPDAGRPWKMVEEYKINQFYTAPTAIRVLHKTGEDEPSKYDLSSLKVLGTVGEPIDPPAWKWYYEEVGGSRCAIVDTYWQTETGGHIVSPLPGATPIKPGCATMPLPGIMGEILDENGNKAEVGEKGLMCVTRPWPSMIRGVWGDEDRFIKSYFGDVKKDGKPVYFTGDGAIYDEDGYITITGRTDDVINVSGHRMGTAEVEAAIKKHPNVAEVAVVGKPHDIKGEGIFAYIVLKEDNGIADEVEEVKAINNVIKKEIGNIALCDDVVFVPGLPKTRSGKIMRRILRSIAKGEEITQDTSTLEDPSIVATIATAVQSCRL
- the pyrF gene encoding orotidine-5'-phosphate decarboxylase translates to MELCVALDLPTKQENLDLIKKIKDYPLWLKVGLRSYIRDGEEFLKDIKKINPDFKIFLDLKLYDIPNTMADAAESIIGLGVDMFNVHASAGKRAMKEVMDRIAPYENRPIVLAVTALTSFNEEEFAEVYESKIAQKADQFAKDAYDSGLDGVVCSAYESASIKKITNEKFMTLTPGIRPFGEDAQDQQRVADVAFAKKADVDFIVVGRPIYKSDNPALVVAKILEQI
- a CDS encoding tyrosine-type recombinase/integrase; this translates as MTKFSHYSSLYLDFKKHELKNSTLDKYTNIVKNRVDPFFGDKNIVDIKVSDVKKWLYSIDDVGSKSKRHYLGVLSGIFQEALFDEVIQRNPVKLVRLPKYNKPDIKPFNADEVKMIMNNVKDNNYKYYLAIAFYTGMRSGEIIGLKKEDIDFKNKVLYVKRSRNRFGESTPKTRGSIREIPIIQLLEPYIKELFDLHDNEYLFITQYKKPYRDTNVFTNKYWIPSLDKLQIDYRRPYNTRHTYATNMLYNSLVSPVQLAQLLGHANTQMVYDVYVSYIDSNYKDFDRSISIYK